The sequence below is a genomic window from Escherichia marmotae.
TCTGGGCTTTGCACCGCGTGGCATTGCATGATATTTCTGCCAGAAGCGTAAATAGCTACCAAACCATGAGCGGTACAGCAACCAGGCGTGAAAGCGCGGGGAAGAACGAGCAAAACACCAGGCAGCCAGCAGGATAAACGGCGTCGTCGGTAATACCGGTAATACCACGCCCAGCGTACCCAGCACTACCGCCAGCCAGCCAATGATGATTAAAATGATTCGTTGCATATTAAGTGTTGTCAGCTTACAGAGTGGCTACTTTAGCATAACAATTATCATTTTCATTGAGGTCTTATCGTGAAA
It includes:
- a CDS encoding DUF454 family protein, with translation MQRIILIIIGWLAVVLGTLGVVLPVLPTTPFILLAAWCFARSSPRFHAWLLYRSWFGSYLRFWQKYHAMPRGAKPRAILLILVTFAISLWFVHMMWVRILLLIILGCLLIFMWRIPVIDEKQ